A genomic segment from Gorilla gorilla gorilla isolate KB3781 chromosome 3, NHGRI_mGorGor1-v2.1_pri, whole genome shotgun sequence encodes:
- the ING2 gene encoding inhibitor of growth protein 2 — translation MLGQQQQQLYSSAALLTGERSRLLTCYVQDYLECVESLPHDMQRNVSVLRELDNKYQETLKEIDDVYEKYKKEDDLNQKKRLQQLLQRALINSQELGDEKIQIVTQMLELVENRARQMELHSQCFQDPAESERASDKAKMDSSQPERSSRRPRRQRTSESRDLCHMANGIEDCDDQPPKEKKSKSAKKKKRSKAKQEREASPVEFAIDPNEPTYCLCNQVSYGEMIGCDNEQCPIEWFHFSCVSLTYKPKGKWYCPKCRGDNEKTMDKSTEKTKKDRRSR, via the exons ATGttagggcagcagcagcagcaactgtACTCGTCGGCCGCGCTCCTGACCGGGGAGCGGAGCCGGCTGCTCACCTGCTACGTGCAGGACTACCTTGAGTGCGTGGAGTCGCTGCCCCACGACATGCAGAGGAACGTGTCTGTGCTGCGAGAGCTGGACAACAAATATCAAG aaaCGTTAAAGGAAATTGATGATGtctatgaaaaatataagaaagaagaTGATTTAAACCAGAAGAAACGTCTACAGCAGCTTCTCCAGAGAGCACTAATTAATAGTCAAGAATTGGGAGATGAAAAAATACAGATTGTTACACAAATGCTCGAATTAGTGGAAAATCGGGCAAGACAAATGGAGTTACACTCACAGTGTTTCCAAGATCCTGCTGAAAGTGAACGAGCCTCAGATAAAGCAAAGATGGATTCCAGCCAACCAGAAAGATCTTCAAGAAGACCCCGCAGGCAGCGGACCAGTGAAAGCCGTGATTTATGTCACATGGCAAATGGGATTGAAGACTGTGATGATCAGCCacctaaagaaaagaaatccaagtcagcaaagaaaaagaaacgctCCAAGGCCAAGCAGGAAAGGGAAGCTTCACCTGTTGAGTTTGCAATAGATCCTAATGAACCTACATACTGCTTATGCAACCAAGTGTCTTATGGGGAGATGATAGGATGTGACAATGAACAGTGTCCAATTGAATGGTTTCACTTTTCATGTGTTTCACTTACCTATAAACCAAAGGGGAAATGGTATTGCCCAAAGTGCAGGGGAGATAATGAGAAAACAATGGACAAAAgtactgaaaagacaaaaaaggataGAAGATCGAGGTAG